Proteins encoded within one genomic window of Actinoplanes octamycinicus:
- a CDS encoding geranylgeranyl reductase family protein gives MNDHPPSTVADEADVIVVGAGPGGSAAAYHLARHGVRVLLLEKTEFPREKVCGDGLTPRAVRQLVRMGIDTSEKAGWLQNRGLRVIGGGVRLELDWPELASFPSYGLVRTRLDFDDMLARRAVEAGALLRTNVNVTGPVLNDEGYVIGVQAKAGPGKEPVEFRAPLVIAADGVSGKFPLALGLAKRDDRPLGVAVRRYYRSAARADDNYLESWLELRSAQDPSRLLPGYGWIFGLGDGRVNVGLGILNSSDAFGKTNYKHLLTDWLGSTPEDWGMRDEANAEGPTLGAALPMGFNRVPHYTRGVMLVGDSGGMVNPMNGEGIAYAMESGELAAEVAVQALARPAGPDRERALRAYPAELSVRFGGYYRLGGVFVKLIGNPQIMRLATKHGMPHPTLMKFVLKLLANLTDPRGGDAMDRIINGLTKVAPAV, from the coding sequence GTGAACGACCACCCGCCATCCACCGTCGCTGACGAGGCTGACGTGATCGTGGTCGGAGCGGGCCCGGGTGGCAGCGCGGCTGCCTACCATCTCGCCCGGCACGGCGTCCGGGTGCTGCTCCTGGAGAAAACCGAGTTCCCGCGCGAGAAGGTGTGTGGCGACGGCCTGACCCCGCGCGCCGTCCGTCAGCTGGTCCGGATGGGTATCGACACCTCCGAGAAGGCCGGCTGGCTGCAGAACCGGGGTCTGCGCGTGATCGGCGGCGGGGTCCGGCTCGAGCTGGACTGGCCCGAGCTGGCGAGTTTCCCCAGTTACGGCCTGGTCCGCACCCGTCTGGACTTCGACGACATGCTGGCCCGGCGCGCGGTCGAGGCCGGCGCCCTGCTCCGCACGAACGTGAACGTCACCGGCCCGGTCCTCAATGACGAAGGCTACGTGATCGGCGTGCAGGCCAAGGCCGGTCCGGGCAAAGAGCCGGTGGAATTCCGGGCCCCGCTGGTCATCGCGGCGGACGGTGTCTCCGGCAAGTTCCCGCTGGCCCTGGGGCTGGCCAAGCGCGACGACCGTCCGCTCGGGGTGGCCGTCCGGCGCTACTACCGCTCCGCGGCCCGGGCGGACGACAACTACCTGGAGTCCTGGCTGGAGCTGCGCAGCGCGCAGGACCCGAGCCGGCTCCTCCCCGGCTACGGCTGGATCTTCGGCCTCGGCGACGGCCGGGTGAACGTCGGCCTCGGCATCCTGAACTCGTCGGACGCCTTCGGCAAGACCAACTACAAGCACCTGCTCACCGACTGGCTCGGCTCCACCCCGGAGGACTGGGGGATGCGGGACGAGGCGAACGCGGAGGGCCCGACGCTCGGCGCGGCGCTCCCGATGGGCTTCAACCGGGTGCCGCATTACACCCGCGGGGTAATGCTGGTCGGCGATTCGGGTGGCATGGTCAACCCGATGAACGGCGAGGGCATCGCGTACGCGATGGAGTCCGGTGAACTGGCCGCCGAGGTGGCGGTGCAGGCGCTGGCGCGTCCGGCGGGGCCGGACCGGGAGCGGGCGCTGCGCGCGTACCCGGCCGAGCTGAGCGTGCGGTTCGGTGGCTACTACCGGCTGGGCGGCGTGTTCGTGAAGCTGATCGGCAACCCGCAGATCATGCGGCTGGCCACCAAGCACGGCATGCCGCACCCGACGTTGATGAAGTTCGTCCTGAAACTGCTGGCCAACCTCACCGACCCCCGGGGTGGCGACGCGATGGACCGGATCATCAACGGCTTGACGAAGGTGGCGCCTGCCGTCTGA
- a CDS encoding NADH-quinone oxidoreductase subunit A, with product MTLNPYVPIVGLLILGALFALFSVSVAPIVGPKRYNRAKMDAYECGIEPAPQPIGGGRFPVKFYLTAMLFIVFDIETIFLYPWAVSFEALGLFGFVEMVLFIVTVFIAYTYVWRRGGLNWD from the coding sequence ATGACCCTCAACCCATACGTCCCGATCGTCGGGTTGCTGATCCTCGGCGCGCTCTTCGCGTTGTTCTCGGTGTCTGTCGCACCGATCGTCGGGCCGAAGCGCTACAACCGGGCCAAGATGGACGCCTACGAGTGCGGCATTGAGCCGGCCCCACAACCGATCGGCGGCGGCCGATTCCCGGTGAAGTTCTATCTGACAGCGATGCTCTTCATCGTCTTCGACATCGAGACCATCTTCCTCTACCCGTGGGCCGTCTCGTTCGAGGCGCTGGGCCTGTTCGGATTCGTGGAAATGGTCCTGTTCATCGTCACCGTCTTCATCGCCTACACGTACGTGTGGCGGCGCGGCGGACTCAACTGGGACTGA